One genomic region from Yarrowia lipolytica chromosome 1C, complete sequence encodes:
- a CDS encoding uncharacterized protein (Compare to YALI0C02255g, no similarity) yields MMTQNKAQSNRELGESRDITPPPTRDITSPSTRDMSPSNPNQTGSVSDSTWRQNLTVWLVFMTGSYSTRQLVDRMHKMDRSKKIDATWWLLFFATNLFITFPVLCLVGALGRWKRARLVVEEGETDELLV; encoded by the coding sequence ATGATGACTCAGAACAAGGCACAAAGCAACCGGGAATTGGGAGAATCGCGTGATATCACTCCTCCACCGACACGTGATATCACCTCTCCGTCGACACGTGACATGTCCCCTTCCAACCCCAACCAAACAGGCTCGGTTTCCGACTCGACTTGGAGACAGAATCTCACCGTCTGGCTTGTGTTCATGACCGGGTCGTATTCGACGCGGCAACTGGTGGATCGGATGCACAAGATGGACCGttccaagaagattgacgCCACGTGGTGGCTTCTGTTCTTTGCCACCAATCTGTTTATCACTTTTCCTGTCCTGTGTTTGGTCGGCGCTTTGGGGCGATGGAAACGAGCGAGGTTGGTGGTCGAGGAGGGAGAAACGGACGAGTTGTTGGTTTAG
- a CDS encoding uncharacterized protein (Compare to YALI0C02431g, similar to uniprot|Q9Y7G4 Emericella nidulans Carnitine/acyl carnitine carrier): MSDAPEIDSGVKAIAPPSALKSFLSQAESFAAGGFGGICAVLVGHPFDLVKVRLQTGSPGQYKGAMDVVGSIMKTDGPRGFYRGVMAPLVGVTPMFAVSFWGYDVGKQIVSSVSEVDAKKGFSIAQISAAGFLSAIPTTAVAAPFERVKVILQLQGQGKTGGKQFNGAIDVVKHLYKEGGLKSVFKGSAATLARDGPGSALYFATYEFLKRKLSPPAEPGSAAQPLSLAAISFAGGMAGVAMWVPVFPIDTIKSVLQSSETPQSISQVTKSIYARGGIKAFFPGIGPALARSFPANAATFVGVELAHKFFTSLA; this comes from the coding sequence ATGAGTGACGCTCCCGAAATTGACTCTGGCGTTAAGGCCATCGCTCCCCCTTCCGCTCTCAAGTCGTTCCTGTCGCAGGCCGAGTCCTTCGCCGCCGGTGGCTTTGGAGGTATCTGCGCCGTTCTGGTTGGTCATCCGTTTGATCTGGTCAAGGTGCGTCTGCAAACCGGCTCTCCGGGCCAGTACAAGGGCGCCATGGACGTGGTCGGTAGCATCATGAAGACCGACGGTCCCCGAGGCTTCTACCGAGGAGTCATGGCTCCCCTGGTCGGAGTCACCCCCATGTTCGCCGTCTCTTTCTGGGGTTACGATGTCGGTAAGCAGATTGTGTCTTCTGTGTCCGAGGTggacgccaagaagggctTCTCCATCGCCCAGATCTCGGCCGCAGGTTTCCTCTCCGCCATCCCCACTACAGCCGTCGCTGCTCCCTTTGAGCGAGTCAAGGTCATTCTGCAGCTCCAGGGCCAGGGCAAGACCGGCGGCAAGCAGTTCAACGGTGCCATCGACGTGGTCAAGCACCTGTACAAGGAGGGTGGTCTCAAGTCCGTCTTCAAGGGCTCTGCCGCCACTCTGGCCCGAGATGGTCCCGGCTCCGCTCTCTACTTTGCTACCTACGAGTTCCTCAAGCGAAAGCTGTCTCCCCCCGCCGAGCCCGGATCTGCTGCCCAGCCCCTGTCTCTCGCCGCCATTTCCTTCGCCGGAGGTATGGCTGGTGTCGCCATGTGGGTGCCCGTCTTCCCCATTGATACCATCAAGTCCGTCCTGCAGTCGTCCGAGACCCCCCAGAGCATTTCCCAGGTCACCAAGAGCATCTACGCCCGAGGCGGAATCAAGGCTTTCTTCCCCGGTATCGGCCCCGCCCTGGCCCGTTCATTCCCCGCCAACGCCGCCACCTTTGTCGGCGTCGAGCTCGCCCACAAGTTCTTCACTTCTCTCGCTTAG
- a CDS encoding uncharacterized protein (Compare to YALI0C02321g, similar to uniprot|Q96U89 Neurospora crassa Conserved hypothetical protein) produces the protein MLRQLSRVRHVTVSSHVITPSHVTTSHVTTPSLVAARHYSLEVFCKSSKRLQRNRASANASVSRQTDYLRQEISDRMIERLAFISRQFPEVLDLGSGPGLLEQKLLKGETEDDRLVRSRFGHVTMLDSSEQSLLRDYNVLEAISEQNPNPEVASDAVVKLDVASGELNPNAFVTLAHGNEEDISINNSLIMDNTYDAVISTMSMHWINDLPGLLNRINNVLKPDGMFMGAMLGGDTLFELRTSLQLAEMERRGGVSPRVSPLADVKDMGGLLQKAKFNLLTVDVDDVIVSYPDIWALMDDLKAMGEGNAVLTRASSLPRDVLIAADAIYKSLHGEEDGSIPATFRFVYMIGWKDSPTQPKPKERGSATVSLKDVLKE, from the coding sequence ATGCTGCGACAACTAAGCCGTGTGcggcacgtgaccgtctcttctcacgtgatcactCCCTCCCATGTGACCACctcccacgtgaccactCCCTCCCTCGTGGCTGCGCGCCACTACTCGCTGGAGGTTTTTTGCAAGAGCTCCAAGCGACTTCAACGCAACCGGGCGTCGGCAAATGCGTCTGTGTCGCGACAAACGGACTATTTGCGTCAGGAGATCAGCGACCGGATGATTGAGCGACTGGCGTTCATTTCGCGGCAGTTTCCGGAGGTGCTGGATCTCGGATCGGGCCCGGGATTGCTGGAGCAAAAGCTGTTGAAGGGCGAGACCGAAGACGATCGGCTGGTCAGAAGTCGATTTGGACACGTCACCATGCTGGATTCTAGCGAGCAGTCATTGCTGCGAGACTATAATGTGCTTGAGGCGATTTCCGAACAGAACCCCAACCCGGAGGTTGCGTCCGATGCGGTGGTCAAGCTGGACGTTGCTTCTGGAGAACTCAACCCCAATGCCTTTGTGACTCTGGCGCACGGAAACGAAGAAGACATCTCTATTAACAACTCGCTGATCATGGACAACACCTACGACGCCGTCATTTCGACCATGTCCATGCACTGGATCAATGATTTGCCCGGTCTGCTCAACCGAATCAACAACGTGTTGAAGCCTGACGGGATGTTCATGGGAGCAATGCTGGGTGGCGACACGCTGTTTGAGTTGCGAACCTCGCTTCAATTGGCTGAAATGGAACGAAGAGGCGGAGTTTCTCCCCGGGTGTCGCCTCTGGCTGACGTCAAAGATATGGGCGGTCTACTCCAGAAGGCCAAGTTCAATCTTCTCACTGTCGATGTAGACGACGTGATTGTGTCTTATCCGGACATTTGGGCGCTCATGGACGAtctcaaggccatgggAGAGGGCAACGCCGTGCTGACACGTGCCTCTTCTCTACCCCGAGACGTTCTGATTGCAGCCGACGCCATCTACAAGTCGCTTCATGGAGAGGAAGACGGGAGCATTCCCGCCACTTTTAGATTTGTCTACATGATTGGATGGAAGGATAGTCCCACACagcccaagcccaaggagcGGGGCAGTGCCACCGTCAGTTTGAAGGACGTGTTGAAGGAGTAG
- a CDS encoding uncharacterized protein (Compare to YALI0C02365g, similar to Saccharomyces cerevisiae YLR419W; ancestral locus Anc_4.291, similar to uniprot|Q8X0V7 Neurospora crassa Conserved hypothetical protein) — protein sequence MAKKNTPTPKKTAVEPASKGKGKGKKSPDPEPLPGPPKPTARQIVANSSWTGKLPATLLHEHVQKLKWERVDYDMRRVKTGFIATVILKQKNPKTQEVEEIRYMPPADLVQGKDTALEARHLAATYALHRISSHKNLSMVLPTDHKTLWQKCDKKKSEDIKSGQATADDYVPDPFIVKRKRETERADREKKRQIERERAEKSKVEVKVAIESSGKTTANGDPKKSRESPDPSRKPGPRPRELFPPKSWDYAPKAEMSQELRNLVESVIKKKVTWEKNEADDSTTAANDKLIAEITNLGFRKSHVTEALQYASPEATELLEWLLLHVPEDDLPGKFLPDKYTTGVSFHTLELSREYMVKRFQEDGYNRDVAIDVLERVDWSERLGNVELCKRLIGEPASDSPSCRVSEMTISEVSGDSESESLSIWNEEMEALEAIFEPERLSVADDRISVSLNCRNLENGLLQATFWRSNDYPASFPSIAVRAIKKGHRLPHYIQLAIMRRALEMSRDTLSGDAQIWAICEWLEDNCCEIIDNPGELAGVSGGVGIVNQPSMVVRKGQNKSRPIPKAQLNTKQIQESFVKRFVGGEWDKMKKSRQSLPAWEKQRDVIDALSASQIVLVTGETGSGKSTQTVQFILDHMVSTTSTTPNIICTQPRRISAMGLAERVAAERMSELGTEVGYIIRGENKTSKETLLRFVTTGVLLKMIQGDFKTSLSNVTHVVVDEVHERSVDGDVLLILLKSLLTVFPHLKIVLMSATVDSNTFINYFGGHGKVGHVHIEGRTFPVDDVYLDGVIEQSNYGEGEPVNKIITKLGEGVNYQLLSHLISHVDTQLTAQSSKGGVLIFLPGVAEISQCCAVLSQLGTCHVIPLHSGLSPQQQRLVFSTPPRGKRKVVVATNIAETSITIPDIVAVVDSGRVKETVYDAENNIVRLVSTWVSQAAAKQRRGRAGRVSRGTCYKMYTQQAEQGKMPERTVPEMSRTPLEQLYLYVKSMNVGDVGKFLSRAIDPPSVTAISTAQSILTNMGCISVSGALTALGKHMSMIPGDLKVAKLLIIGSVLGCSKLMLAVAGVLSVKSPFLSLADKRDDIKASRSQFSTGNGDLLTDATAYLEWEARKHVKTTRLWCKENFLSSEVLYNIDSTVKQFSEILRNLNYSINGTNTSNNLARAVIASSLNQQIAKVRHPDKKFSQLASGAVQVDPEAREYKYYLQNERVFIHPSSTAFSERNLPQEACFMAYFTRMETSKVFLRDVTPVSKYAMLLFGGKLDIDYTGRGVVISDWLQITCWPRIGVLAAKLRQLLEEGLQRKFDNPREELDPELVNTVVKLLETDGL from the coding sequence atggcaaaaaaaaacacgccgacgccaaaaaaaacggcCGTGGAGCCCGCATCCAAGGGAAAGGGCAAGGGCAAAAAGTCTCCGGACCCTGAACCGCTTCCCGGGCCGCCAAAACCCACTGCCCGCCAGATTGTGGCCAATTCGTCCTGGACCGGAAAATTACCGGCCACTCTGCTCCACGAACATGTTCAGAAGTTGAAATGGGAGCGGGTCGACTATGACATGCGACGGGTCAAGACTGGGTTCATCGCCACCGTGATTCTTAAACAGAAGAACCCCAAGACCCAGGaagtggaggagatcaGATACATGCCTCCTGCGGATCTGGTCCAGGGCAAAGACACGGCCCTGGAAGCCCGCCATCTAGCTGCCACATACGCGCTGCATCGCATCTCGAGTCACAAAAACCTGTCCATGGTTCTCCCCACGGATCATAAGACTCTCTGGCAGAAATGtgacaagaaaaagagTGAAGATATCAAGTCTGGACAGGCCACTGCCGACGACTACGTTCCCGATCCATTTATTGTGAAACGAAAGCGAGAGACCGAGCGTGCTGACCGCGAAAAGAAGCGCCAGATTGAAAGGGAACGGGCAGAAAAAAGTAAGGTGGAGGTGAAGGTTGCGATCGAGTCGAGTGGAAAGACGACGGCGAACGGCGACCCCAagaagtcacgtgagtcaCCTGATCCGTCTAGGAAGCCCGGTCCCCGTCCCCGAGAGCTTTTCCCTCCCAAATCATGGGACTACGCGCCCAAGGCCGAAATGTCTCAGGAGCTGCGAAACCTGGTGGAAAGcgtcatcaagaagaaggtcacgtgggaGAAGAATGAAGCCGATGATTCGACCACGGCGGCAAATGACAAACTGATTGCCGAAATCACTAACCTGGGATTCCGCAAGTCCCACGTAACCGAGGCTCTTCAGTACGCTTCTCCGGAGGCTACGGAGCTGCTCGAATGGCTTCTACTACATGTTCCTGAGGACGATTTGCCCGGCAAGTTTCTGCCCGACAAGTACACTACGGGAGTGTCGTTCCACACGCTGGagctgtcacgtgagtaCATGGTCAAGCGTTTCCAGGAAGACGGATACAACAGAGATGTGGCCATTGATGTACTGGAGCGAGTTGACTGGAGCGAGCGGTTGGGTAATGTGGAGTTGTGCAAGAGGTTAATTGGTGAACCTGCCTCCGATTCCCCGTCTTGTCGGGTCAGTGAGATGACCATCTCCGAGGTATCCGGGGATTCGGAGTCCGAGTCTCTGTCAATCTGGAACGAGGAaatggaggctctggaagCCATTTTTGAGCCCGAAAGACTGTCGGTTGCGGACGACCGAATCAGTGTGTCTCTCAACTGTCGAAATCTCGAAAACGGCCTGTTACAAGCCACTTTTTGGAGATCCAATGACTACCCGGCATCGTTCCCTTCAATAGCCGTAAGAGCCATCAAAAAGGGCCACAGATTGCCACATTACATCCAATTGGCCATTATGCGCCGGGCATTAGagatgtcacgtgacacgcTGTCTGGGGACGCGCAGATTTGGGCCATTTGCGAGTGGCTGGAGGACAACTGTTGTGAGATCATAGACAATCCTGGCGAGCTTGCTGGGGTCAGTGGGGGTGTTGGTATTGTCAATCAGCCCTCTATGGTGGTTAGAAAGGGCCAGAATAAGTCTCGACCCATTCCCAAGGCTCAACTAAACACCAAACAAATCCAGGAGAGTTTTGTAAAGCGATTTGTTGGTGGGGAATGGgacaagatgaagaagagcagaCAGTCGTTGCCGGCATGGGAAAAGCAGCGGGATGTCATTGATGCTCTTTCTGCCAGTCAGATTGTACTGGTGACCGGAGAAACCGGTTCCGGTAAGTCCACCCAGACTGTTCAGTTCATTCTGGACCATATGGtgtccaccaccagcacGACGCCCAACATCATCTGTACACAGCCTCGACGAATTTCCGCCATGGGTTTGGCTGAACGAGTGGCTGCGGAACGAATGTCTGAACTCGGTACCGAGGTTGGTTACATCATCAGAGGCGAAAACAAGACTTCCAAGGAAACACTTTTGCGGTTTGTGACTACTGGAGTGCTGCTGAAGATGATCCAGGGCGATTTCAAGACTTCTCTGAGCAATGTGACTCACGTGGTGGTAGATGAGGTCCATGAACGGTCTGTCGATGGTGATGTATTGCTCATCCTTCTCAAGAGTCTTCTGACAGTGTTCCCGCATCTCAAGATTGTGCTCATGTCTGCCACGGTCGACTCAAACACATTCATCAACTACTTTGGGGGCCACGGCAAggtcggtcacgtgcacATTGAGGGCAGAACATTCCCAGTCGACGACGTATACCTCGACGGAGTTATTGAACAGAGCAACTacggagaaggagagccGGTCAACAAAATCATCACCAAACTCGGCGAGGGAGTCAACTACCAGCTGCTGAGTCATCTCatcagtcacgtggacaCCCAACTCACGGCGCAGTCATCCAAGGGAGGAGTGCTCATTTTCCTGCCCGGAGTGGCCGAAATCTCGCAATGTTGCGCGGTGCTGAGTCAGCTGGGCacctgtcacgtgattccgCTCCACTCCGGGCTCTcgcctcagcagcagcggctgGTTTTTTCGACTCCGCCCAGGGGCAAGCGCAaggttgttgttgccacTAATATTGCCGAGACGTCGATCACCATTCCGGATattgtggctgtggtggACTCTGGGCGTGTCAAGGAGACGGTTTATGATGCTGAGAACAACATTGTGCGTCTTGTGAGCACGTGGGTATCTCAGGCCGCTGCCAAGCAGCGTCgtggacgagctggacgagtttCTCGAGGCACCTGCTACAAAATGTACACTCAGCAGGCGGAGCAGGGCAAAATGCCGGAGCGAACTGTGCCTGAAATGTCTCGGACTCCGTTGGAGCAGCTGTATTTGTACGTCAAGAGCATGAATGTTGGCGATGTTGGCAAGTTTCTGTCTCGGGCCATTGATCCTCCTTCTGTGACTGCCATTTCCACCGCCCAGTCCATCCTGACCAATATGGGGTGTATTTCGGTGTCTGGAGCTCTGACTGCGTTGGGAAAGCACATGTCGATGATTCCTGGAGACCTCAAGGTGGCCAAGTTGCTGATTATCGGCTCGGTTCTCGGCTGTTCCAAGCTCATGTTGGCGGTGGCTGGAGTTCTTTCTGTCAAGTCGCCATTTCTGAGTCTGGCCGATAAGAGAGACGACATCAAGGCGAGTCGGAGCCAGTTTTCGACCGGAAATGGCGACCTGTTGACCGATGCCACTGCCTATCTTGAATGGGAGGCCCGCAAACACGTGAAAACCACCCGGCTGTGGTGCAAGGAGAACTTTCTGTCCTCCGAAGTGCTCTACAACATTGACAGTACCGTCAAGCAGTTTTCCGAGATTCTGCGCAACCTCAACTACTCCATCAACGGcaccaacacctccaacaacctGGCCCGAGCCGTCATTGCCTCGTCTCTCAATCAGCAGATTGCCAAGGTGCGCCATCCGGACAAGAAGTTCTCGCAGCTGGCGTCGGGAGCTGTTCAGGTCGATCCCGAAGCTcgagagtacaagtattatCTTCAGAACGAGCGGGTTTTTATCCACCCGTCCTCCACGGCGTTTTCTGAACGAAATCTGCCCCAGGAGGCCTGCTTCATGGCCTACTTTACCCGCATGGAGACCTCCAAGGTGTTTCTGAGAGACGTGACGCCAGTGTCAAAGTACGCCATGCTGCTATTTGGAGGCAAGCTGGACATTGACTACACCGGGCGAGGCGTGGTGATCAGCGACTGGCTCCAGATCACGTGCTGGCCCCGAATCGGAGTGCTGGCGGCCAAATTGagacagctgctggaggaggggcTTCAACGCAAGTTTGACAATCCCCGGGAGGAGCTGGATCCAGAGCTGGTTAACACGGTGGTCAAGCTTCTGGAGACCGATGGTTTGTAA
- a CDS encoding uncharacterized protein (Compare to YALI0C02387g, similar to Saccharomyces cerevisiae INO4 (YOL108C); ancestral locus Anc_3.75, uniprot|Q6L8K6 Yarrowia lipolytica YALI0C02387g YAS1 basic helix-loop-helix transcription factor essential for cytochrome p450 induction in response to alkanes) — MDSRSASNSATPPTAGSPESAKKSARRKSTVQPMPRAQKPKGELLTVEEKKANHIASEQKRRQAIREGFERITKIVPNLDKSQGRSEAIVLNKTVAFLKNLIAEGKELELRCNELQIVTPPPAGMSKEKVKKEESPV, encoded by the coding sequence ATGGATTCCCGATCAGCCTCCAACTCGGCCACGCCGCCCACCGCCGGGTCGCCCGAGAGCGCCAAAAAGTCTGCGCGCCGAAAGTCGACGGTGCAGCCCATGCCGCGGGCCCAGAAGCCCAAGGGCGAGCTGCTGacggtggaggagaagaaggccaaccACATTGCCAGCGAGCAGAAGCGCCGTCAGGCGATCCGCGAGGGGTTTGAGCGCATCACCAAGATTGTGCCCAACCTGGACAAGAGCCAGGGCCGGTCCGAGGCGATTGTGCTCAATAAGACGGTGGCCTTTTTGAAGAACCTCATTGCGGAGGgcaaggagctcgagctGCGGTGCAACGAGCTGCAAATTGTCACTCCTCCGCCGGCGGGCAtgtccaaggagaaggtcaagaaAGAGGAGTCTCCGGTCTAG
- a CDS encoding uncharacterized protein (Compare to YALI0C02343g, similar to DEHA0B14806g Debaryomyces hansenii IPF 512.1) translates to MLVIGHKDLATLLNSLSPYDVEQAKKSLLKSLQEVTQYPETVPPRTVIEADYATHLFMPVVGKEIVEATGSPQIGFKALAGSREGFKGLTTIMDKSGEVQGIINAFELTAFRTALATSLSWDVYKKTSLYAAHGDKPLNMACFGAGPQAYWHVKLAVMQFDIDTVFIVNRTAHRADELIQRLKREHPNAKFQRCDSPDTDVPTCSLIVGCTPSTTPVIHHQWIQKNAYIGLIGSYKPHMCEVDSQIVKSVKKILVDGADPVFIEAGEIIQNKIPKSELVEVADESEVEKSLAEFDDASLFLWKCVGSSMMDVCVGGQVLQFAKKAGCGKEVDF, encoded by the coding sequence ATGCTCGTTATCGGACACAAAGACCTCGCGACTCTGCTCAATTCGCTTTCGCCCTATGACGTGGAGCAGGCCAAAAAGTCGCTTCTCAAGTCACTCCAGGAGGTGACCCAGTATCCCGAGACGGTTCCTCCTCGCACGGTCATTGAGGCGGACTATGCGACCCATCTGTTCATGCCTGTGGTGGGaaaggagattgtggaggCCACGGGCTCGCCGCAGATTGGATTCAAGGCGCTGGCAGGCTCCCGGGAGGGCTTCAAGGGCCTCACAACCATCATGGACAAGTCCGGCGAGGTCCAGGGAATCATTAACGCCTTTGAGCTCACGGCGTTCCGAACCGCGCTGGCCACGTCACTCAGTTGGGACGTGTACAAAAAGACGTCGCTGTACGCCGCCCATGGCGACAAGCCGCTCAACATGGCGTGTTTTGGAGCCGGCCCCCAAGCCTACTGGCACGTCAAACTGGCCGTGATGCAGTTTGACATTGACACGGTGTTCATTGTGAACCGAACTGCGCATCGAGCGGACGAGCTCATTCAACGGCTCAAGCGCGAACACCCCAACGCCAAGTTCCAGCGATGCGACAGCCCCGATACTGACGTGCCCACATGCTCTCTAATTGTGGGATGTACTCCCTCCACAACGCCCGTGATCCACCACCAGTGGATCCAGAAGAACGCCTACATTGGTCTCATTGGCTCCTACAAGCCGCACATGTGCGAGGTGGACTCGCAGATCGTCAAGAGCGTCAAGAAGATTCTCGTGGATGGTGCCGATCCGGTGTTTATTGAAGCCGGAGAAATCATCCAGAATAAGATCCCCAAGAGCGAGCTGGTGGAAGTGGCGGATGAATCGGAGGTCGAAAAGAGCTTGGCAGAGTTTGACGACGCCTCTTTGTTTCTCTGGAAGTGTGTGGGCTCGTCCATGATGGACGTTTGTGTTGGAGGACAGGTTCTGCAGTTTGCCAAGAAAGCTGGCTGTGGCAAGGAGGTGGATTTCTAA
- a CDS encoding uncharacterized protein (Compare to YALI0C02409g, similar to uniprot|P39719 Saccharomyces cerevisiae YAL053W Hypothetical 87.5 kDa protein in ACS1-GCV3 intergenic region) → MNWIFLLSLASYALALHQIGSDALKSCMTSSQFTASRFDIKFFPDNQTANIDLKAISNLEGNITGTITLKAYGIEVVNEKIDFCKNNMPQLCPIAKGNFDFTTTLNDISKNVVDQIPGIAYTIPDLDGVVTVKVHYNDDPNTIVACVETSLNNGKTVQTKIASWIIAGACLIGMVTAGVVAIMGHSNTAAHVASNAVSLFTYFQAIAIISMMAVEKLPPIAAAWSSNFTWTLGLVNVKFMQDIFNWYVQATGGTSTFIIRNRQLISVSVEKRSLYARALNALSDEGITNFIASSKDAISRRMASRGDMVDMAVGVGLHLLKRDNSTLDDLGSQTENQKDPRIYGKTLIVRGIERVAFLSKIELTNVFLTGWTMFAFVGFCLVFLVIIFKVTIENFIRIKVMNPGKYEEYRQNWKYISKGAMYRMALIGWPQMSVLCLWELIERDSAAVVVIAVVTFLTLLLLLCFGGFKIIMMAKRSMSLYRNPAYMLYGDPVTLHKWGFLYVNFRATAYYYVLVIIGFHLARALVIAFAQKAGKVQGVVYFVIELVYLVIVSWIKPYMDKTTNVFNIAIASIMFINALFYMFFSQVFGQPLYVGSIMAVVFFVLNAAFSLILMISVIISSVRALLSKDPDLRYQPMRDDRVSFIPHNQAEKDAQDTELDALGATMMVSGDDVNRDPNRRYSSDDEFPQPRLPRDTLAPHSGYERPLSGGPYDERDPFALSNHTVNSDYHAPAGSGAFYSHQNGSERDMPPPATSYRGYQPPGY, encoded by the coding sequence ATGAATTGGATCTTTCTGCTCAGCCTGGCGAGCTACGCGCTGGCGCTCCACCAGATCGGATCGGACGCGCTCAAGTCGTGCATGACGTCGTCGCAGTTCACCGCGTCCCGGTTCGACATCAAGTTCTTCCCAGACAACCAGACGGCCAATATCGACCTCAaggccatctccaacctgGAGGGCAACATCACCGGCACCATCACGCTCAAGGCCTACGGTATCGAGGTAGTCAACGAAAAGATTGACTTTTGCAAAAACAATATGCCCCAGCTGTGTCCGATAGCAAAGGGAAACTTCGacttcaccaccaccctcaATGATATCAGTAAGAACGTGGTGGACCAGATTCCCGGCATCGCCTACACCATTCCCGATCTCGACGGTGTGGTCACCGTGAAGGTCCACTACAACGACGACCCCAACACCATCGTGGCCTGTGTGGAGACGTCGCTCAATAACGGCAAAACCGTCCAGACTAAGATCGCCTCGTGGATCATCGCCGGCGCTTGTCTCATCGGAATGGTCACCGCTGGTGTCGTCGCCATCATGGGCCACAGCAACACCGCCGCCCATGTGGCTTCCAACGCCGTCTCGCTCTTCACATACTTCCAGGCCATcgccatcatctccatgatGGCGGTGGAAAAGCTGCCTCCCATCGCAGCTGCCTGGTCGTCCAACTTCACCTGGACCCTGGGCCTTGTCAACGTCAAGTTCATGCAGGACATTTTCAACTGGTACGTCCAGGCCACCGGCGGAACCTCCACCTTCATCATTCGAAACCGACAGCTCATCTCCGTGTCTGTGGAAAAACGGTCTCTTTACGCGCGTGCTCTCAACGCTCTCTCGGATGAAGGAATTACCAACTTCATTGCCTCGTCTAAAGACGCCATCTCAAGACGAATGGCCTCTCGAGGAGATATGGTGGACATGGCTGTGGGCGTGGGCTTGCATCTGCTCAAACGAGACAACAGCACCCTGGATGATCTGGGATCGCAGACCGAGAACCAGAAGGATCCCCGAATCTACGGAAAGACCCTCATTGTTCGAGGAATCGAGCGGGTGGCGTTTCTGTCCAAGATTGAGCTCACCAACGTCTTTCTTACGGGCTGGACCATGTTTGCTTTTGTCGGCTTCTGTCTGGTGTTCCTGGTCATCATTTTCAAGGTGACCATTGAGAACTTCATCCGAATCAAGGTCATGAACCCCGGAAAGTATGAGGAGTACCGCCAGAACTGGAAGTATATCAGCAAGGGCGCCATGTACCGAATGGCGCTGATTGGCTGGCCTCAAATGTCCGtgctgtgtctgtgggAGCTCATTGAACGagactctgctgctgtggtgGTCATCGCCGTCGTCACCTTCCTCAcccttctgcttcttctctgtTTCGGCGGCTTTAAAATCATCATGATGGCCAAGCGATCCATGTCGCTTTACAGAAACCCGGCCTACATGCTGTATGGTGATCCGGTCACCCTCCACAAGTGGGGTTTTCTGTACGTCAACTTCCGAGCCACCGCCTACTACTATGTTCTTGTCATCATCGGGTTCCATCTGGCCCGAGCCCTGGTGATTGCCTTCGCCCAGAAGGCAGGCAAGGTCCAGGGAGTGGTCTACTTTGTCATTGAGCTGGTCTATCTGGTGATTGTGTCGTGGATCAAGCCGTACATGGATAAAACCACCAACGTGTTCAACATTGCGATCGCGTCCATCATGTTCATCAACGCACTGTTCTACATGTTCTTCTCCCAGGTCTTTGGCCAGCCCCTGTATGTGGGCTCCATCATGGCTGTGGTCTTTTTTGTGCTCAACGCCGCCTTCTCGCTCATTCTGATGATTTCGGTCATCATCTCGTCTGTCCGAGCTCTGCTCTCCAAGGACCCCGATCTGCGATATCAGCCCATGCGAGACGACCGAGTGTCGTTCATCCCCCACAACCAGGCCGAAAAGGACGCCCAGGATACCGAGCTGGATGCTCTGGGAGCCACCATGATGGTCTCTGGCGACGATGTCAACCGGGACCCCAACCGACGCTACTcctccgacgacgagttccCTCAGCCCCGGCTTCCCAGAGATACTCTGGCCCCTCATTCGGGCTACGAGCGGCCTCTGTCTGGCGGTCCCTACGACGAGCGCGATCCCTTTGCTCTATCCAATCACACAGTCAACTCCGACTACCACGCTCCGGCGGGCAGTGGAGCCTTCTACTCTCACCAGAATGGCTCTGAGCGCGACATGCCACCGCCCGCCACGTCCTACCGAGGATACCAGCCTCCGGGatattga